The window TTTGGAAAGCTTGCTTACCAAGAATTATGTTATGAATAAGTATGTGCCTAATCGTGTTTTGGTCCACACTAGACATACCCTAACTAGGTTATTCTTCGAAGAACTCTGTTTTTCGTCTTTAAGACAAGTAGAAAACTAAGACTTACTATCCCTAAAGTTGTTTGGCTAACCAAACAAATGTTTAGTTAGTTATAAACATGAATATGTTTAGGAAAAACCGTATCTAGTAAATCCTCCGTATCTAAACAATCCCTAAGAGCCCAGACTCTCAATTGTCGTTAGATGTGCGTTGGGAGGAAGCTACAGAAAAATACTTCATGGTCTTTCACTAGGGGCAAACTATACAATTGAACAATAATTAGCATCGAATTTGATGAAGGTTTTGCTAAGACTCACGATGATAGATAACACCAGGGTGATGCGATATCTCCGACTTTAGATGTGCAAAGATAAGCGGCGGGACGAGGAAGATAATGGTGAGGAGGTTTGATAGAAACGGCCACCTAAGGGTTAATAAACACCCATCTAGTTTTAGAGCTAGGCTTTACTAGGGCGAGACTGTTTACGTACTATGACAAGGGTATCACATCAAGGATGAGCACATATTGAATGTGAGTTGCAATGGGAGTGTGAGGTGAAAAGAAATGGAGTGCGGGGAAAGgcgttggaaaagaagaagaactatAGTTAgttttaacccaacaaattaaccaAGGCATCCATAATGGTTTTGTAAAGATTTTAGGACCTCACAACGCACATGTATAAGGGAATTTAATGTATTTGGAAACAAAACATGTATACCGtcttcctgccctccaccgtcatcAAGCTCGCCAACCCAACCACAATTATCCGTCAGTGCTAAAAACCTAACTCCTCCCCATGATCGTCTTGTCCATCCATGAAAGTTTCTCTGGCTAATGGAGACTATTTGGGCATGTCCGCTGTCTCGAAGGAGGTGGCTGTCCGGGAGCTTGAGTGTAACCTTTTAAATGAACTCTTCAACGGTAAACGACCTCTATCACCACATGTACTCACGCACTCGCGttaatgatgcttgacaaaataaatTCCTAGAAATGGTCTATACAAGGACACGCATGTGTGTAAATGCTATGTGACGAAACCTATTCCAAGTAACGGTCGATGCAAGCGCATGTATCCAAGTGATTACGAAAATGATTTATAGAGTCAAAGCCATAAAAGGCAACATGTATATGGGAAGTCCGTGGATCTCGAAACGGCCGATCTTCATGTTCTCAACGCTGCCATCAAGCTTGTCGGCTACATCCCAGTAATGGTCGATACAAGCGCACCTATCGAAGTAATTAGGAAACGGTCTTGAGACCGAAAACCACAAAGAGGGACAAGTATAAGGAAATTTCATGGATCCGAAAATTAGACTTGTATTCCGGTCTTCCTATCCACCAAACCACCATCAAGCTCGCCAACCCAATCCAGTTACCCGCCGGCACTAGAAACCCTAACTCCTCTCCATGACTATCTTGTCCATCCACGGTAGTTTCTCGTGCTAGTTGACTATTTTGGGAGGTGTGTTGTCCGGAAGGAACGTGGCCGCTTGCAAGCGCGGGTAGTATTTCCTAAAAGCAATGCCTCCCGTCGAAAACGACATGGCTCTTCACATGTACTTCATGTACTCGAGTTAATGATGCGCGACAAAACAAATCAACGGTTTATACAATCACATGTACGAGATTTAATGCCATGCGACAAAACAAATTCCCGGTAACGGCCGATACAAGCGCACGTATACAAGAATAATTGCATAAACAGTCTTGACAACAAAAATCGTAAACGAGAGCGTGTACATGGAAATTCCGTCGATCAGAGAACAGAACTTTTATACCCATCGAGGGGTATAAAATACGTACCGCAATTCTTAAAAAGTCGATGTTCTTGCGCGGCTATCTTGTATGATAACCATACACCAATTTTGCATTTGAAACAAACACAATACAGACACGGACGCTCATCTTTTGGAACGTATAAATTTCCCGTTTCTATGTGTCACGTGGAAAAGATGTGGCGTGATAAGCACTGCAATATTTGGACTGTGCCCGAAGTGAATGCTGTTCCGGAATTGCAGAGTAATAACGGAGGCGACGGCCGGCCGGCCGGGAGGCAGGATGTAACGGACACGGCAAACCAGCGGAACGGAACGGAACGGAACACGAACGGGGGAGAAAAGAGCTGTGGGAAAGTTGCTTCTTTTATTACCGGGCCTGCCGTTCCCCCGGCGTCACGGCTGCATCTCGCTCggctgagcgagcgagcgagcgagcagaGCTCCCTCCCTCCGTCTCTCCTCCCCGTCCCTTGGCCTCCCTCGCGGCTATAAAAAACACTCGCCTCCCTCCAATCCCTCTTCCCCGACCCGATCGATCCCACCCCCACCCCAGCCCGCCCCATACGGCGACAATCGCCGACGCCGACCGATCCGGCCGCCGCGCGGAGCAGGGGAGGAGCCAGCCTCGCGTTTCGGGCCGGCCAGAGCGCGCGATGCGTCCGGGCGGGCCGCCGAACGCGCGGCCGGgcctgcagcagcagcagcccgGCACGCCGGGCCGGGCGCGGCGCCGGCCGGATCTCACGCTGCCGCTGCCCCAGCGCGACCTGACGTCGCTggccgtgccgctgccgctgcccccgcccccgtcctcggcgccgtcgtccacgtcgtcctcggggtcggggtcggggtcgggcggCGCGTCGTCCATGCCCATGCCCATGTCCATGACCCCGCCCAACTCGGCCGGCTccgcgccgcccgccccgccgccgctgGGCGAGCTGGAGCGCGTGCGGCGCGTCGGGAGCGGCGCCGGCGGGACGGTGTGGCTGGTGCGGCACGCGCCCACGGGCCGGGCCTACGCGCTCAAGGTGCTCTACGGGCACCACGACGAGGCGGTCCGGCGGCAGATCACGCGGGAGATCGCCATCCTGCGCACCGCGGAGCACCCGTCCATCGTGCGCTGCCACGGCATGTACGAGCAGGCCGGCGAGCTGCAGATCCTGCTCGAGTACATGGACGGCGGGTCCCTGGACGGCCGGCGCATCGCGTCCGAGGCCTTCCTCGCCGACGTAGCGCGGCAGGTGCTGTCGGGGATCGCGTACCTCCACCGGCGCCACATCGTGCACCGCGACATCAAGCCGTCCAACCTGCTCATCGACTCGGGGCGGCGCGTGAAGATCGCCGACTTCGGGGTGGGGCGCATCCTGAACCAGACCATGGACCCCTGCAACTCCTCCGTCGGCACCATCGCGTACATGAGCCCCGAGCGCATCAACACGGACCTCAACGACGGCAACTACAACGGCTACGCCGGCGACATCTGGAGCTTCGGCCTCAGCATCCTCGAGTTCTACCTGGGCCGCTTCCCGCTGGGGGAGAACCTGGGGAAGCA is drawn from Triticum dicoccoides isolate Atlit2015 ecotype Zavitan chromosome 6B, WEW_v2.0, whole genome shotgun sequence and contains these coding sequences:
- the LOC119324354 gene encoding mitogen-activated protein kinase kinase 5-like yields the protein MRPGGPPNARPGLQQQQPGTPGRARRRPDLTLPLPQRDLTSLAVPLPLPPPPSSAPSSTSSSGSGSGSGGASSMPMPMSMTPPNSAGSAPPAPPPLGELERVRRVGSGAGGTVWLVRHAPTGRAYALKVLYGHHDEAVRRQITREIAILRTAEHPSIVRCHGMYEQAGELQILLEYMDGGSLDGRRIASEAFLADVARQVLSGIAYLHRRHIVHRDIKPSNLLIDSGRRVKIADFGVGRILNQTMDPCNSSVGTIAYMSPERINTDLNDGNYNGYAGDIWSFGLSILEFYLGRFPLGENLGKQGDWAALMCAICYSESPAAPPTASPELRSFISCCLQKNPAKRPSAAQLLQHRFIASPPQQQPQVLAAPPC